In Streptomyces sp. NBC_00344, the genomic window TGACATCACGCAGCACCGCCCACATGGAGGCGGTGCAGCCGTCGTTGTCGAGCACGGGTTCGCCCATCATGTGCAGCGTCCGTGTCGTTCCGTCGCTGCGCACGATCCGGAATTCCCCGTCGATCGGCTTTCCGTCCACCAGGCAGTCGGTCACCAGGACAGTGAGCCGCGACTGGTCGTCGGGCCGCAGTAGGGAGGGGAGCTCGTCGAGGGACAGCGGCCCCTTCTCCGGGGGCCGCCCGAAGATCCGGTACACCTCGTCGGACCAGCTCATCTCATCGGTGAGGAGGTTCCACTCGGCACTGCCGACCCGGCTGAGCAGTGCGCCCGTCGGAAGATCGGCCGGGGCGCGGTACGACGCGCCGCGCCCTTGGTCGGAGACCGTGGCCGCAGTGTCCGCCGGGAGGCCCTCCTTGAGCTGGCCCAGATGCGCGCCGAGATCATCGAGATGGTGGACCGCCAGATCACACAGAGCCCGGTGCCAGCGTCCCTGGGCCTCGTCGTCCTCGGCCACCGCGTCACGGCGGACCGCGTCCAGGTCGCCGCGCAGCCTGCGGGTCCGGGTGATGAGGGCGTCGACGCTGCCCCGCTCAGGTGGTTGCGGGGCGGGGCGGTCCGCGAACACATGGGACGGCATGACGTACTCCGATACGGGCGCGGCGCGGCCTGGGCTGCAGAAGGACCGGTAACGACTGTTGCACAGCGAGCCATGGCCCGTAAGGCAATTGGCAACACTCGATGCGATGGTGCCTCTGGAATATGTCAATGGCTCGCAATGCCCGCCGCGGAAGGTATCCAACCGGTCTGCCCTCGTCGATCGTGGGCCCGGAGACTTCGCGGGGCGGCCGGGAATGGCCTGGGCGCTCCCTCTGTTGCACCTCTCGAGAAGTTAATGAAAACGACATCCGGTGTCACTAAAACGCCGGATCCGCTGGATCCGTTCGGAGGCAACGCCATGGCACGCAACGATGTCCGACCGGTCGTGACACTTCGGTCGACAGCCGGCACGGGGTACTCGTATGTGACGCGCAAGAACCGCCGCACCAACGGAGACCGCCTCGTGCTGCGCAAGTTCGACCCCCGGCTCGGTGCGCATGCCGAGTTCCGTGAGGAGCGCTGACCGCCGTCACCGGCTCCTCCGCCGTCACCGCATACGCGGCTGACACAACCCAGGAAGGAAGCCCCCCATGAAGTCCGGTATCCATCCCGTCTCGCGTCCCGTCGTCTTCCGTGACCGCGCCGCGGGGTCCGCATTCCTGTCGCACTCGACCGCTGATTCCGGTCGGTTCCTCACATGGGAGGACGGCAGGGTCTACCCCGTCATCGACGTGGAGGTCTCATCGGAGAGCCACCCGTACTACACCGGAGCCGCCATGGTGCTCGACTCCGCAGGGCGGGTGGAGCGTTTCGAGCGCCGCTACGGCAGTGTCGCCCGCACCCCTCGCTGAGCGCGGTAGCGGCCCGGGAGGTGCCGCAGCTCACATCGGAAACATGGTCTGAGCTGGAACATCCCGGCGTAGTTCATCGTTCATCCATATGTAGGCGCGGAGAGGACCGAGTCCCGGCCCGTCATCGGAGCAGACCGCTCTCCGCACCGCCGCAAGACCGCCCCGGCTGGCCTCCCCCGACCAGCCGGGGCTCTTCTTTTCCCTGTCACCCTCTCCCTGTCGCGCCGGCCGGCCGGCCGCGGCGGTGGTTTTGTCATGCACCTGGACAGGTCGCCGACGTCATGCTGTCATGCCAACTGCCGCTCTTTACAACGTTATACAGACGACAGCGTGGACAGGAGCACCCTCATGTCGCTCAACCGGCGCCGCTTCCTGCAGTCCGGAGCACTCACTCTCTCCGCCGTGGCCCTCAGTGGCCGTCTTCCCGCCGTGGCCTCGGCCGCTCCCCTCGATGCCGATGCCCTCCGCCGCTCCCTGGCCCCCGACGCGTTCCGCAGGCTGGCCCCCGGCAGCGTCACCCCCAGGGGCTGGCTCGCCGGACAACTGCGCCTCCAGCTCGACGGGCTGTGCGGGCGCTATGAGGAGCGCTCCCACTTCCTCGACTTCGATGCCACCGGCTGGGTCCATCCGGAGCTGGAGGGCTGGGAGGAGGTGCCGTACTGGCTGCGCGGCTACGTGCCGCTCGCTGTCGCCACCGGCGACAAGGCCGCACTCGCCAACG contains:
- the rpmG gene encoding 50S ribosomal protein L33 yields the protein MARNDVRPVVTLRSTAGTGYSYVTRKNRRTNGDRLVLRKFDPRLGAHAEFREER
- a CDS encoding type B 50S ribosomal protein L31; protein product: MKSGIHPVSRPVVFRDRAAGSAFLSHSTADSGRFLTWEDGRVYPVIDVEVSSESHPYYTGAAMVLDSAGRVERFERRYGSVARTPR